A single region of the Musa acuminata AAA Group cultivar baxijiao chromosome BXJ1-11, Cavendish_Baxijiao_AAA, whole genome shotgun sequence genome encodes:
- the LOC135597385 gene encoding protein ROLLING AND ERECT LEAF 2-like: MGCTASRLENEDCVRRCKERRRLMKEAVCSRHHLASAHADYLRSLRLTGSALASFAVGEPLAVSEHTPPVLLRSSAASPSASLPPPTLQPPPPPSPSPPPPKLRPRHRHHFSPSPSPTVAGTPFHRPSAGAVADGHPRFPAVNSTYATTPSQSSSAWDWENFYPPSPPDSEFFERRKAELEEKNRLQHHLPPEEEVGESDEEQISQEEEEQGGGGREEVHCREWGERYTSTTSSTSRSDGEPEQEDDQEDDRATVSRSESMATRSAYGGFAPSQAAPSEIASSAAAEVKSRLRPRSEVGSSSARWNAGGREETSLSSAVAELRMVVRHQSLAEIAEAIKEHFIKAADAGSAVSDLLEIGHAQFDGSFRQLKKTVYHSSSVLSALSSSWTSKPPLAIRYSLDPVALEESGGGKSNGSTLERLLAWEKKLYEEVKVREGVKIEHEKKLSTLQSQEYRRKDDAKLDKTKASIQKLHSLIIVTSQAVTTTSSAITKVCDDELAPQLVEICYALLNMWRQMNKFHEIQNHIVQQVRGLVNRASTGESTSDLHRLATRDLEAAVSAWHSSFNRLIKYQHDYVHALYGWLKLTLLQVSSDNPQKDHSSPVAVELTAFCDEWKQALDRLPDTVASEAVKSFMNVIHVIYTKQVEELKIKKRAETYSKELEKKSTALRNTEKKYYQSYSMVGLALPGGGHDNDGQVFDTRDPLAEKKSEIAACRRKVEDEMMRHAKAVEVTRSMTLNNIQTGLPGVFQASTGFSGMFVEALEGVCRRAGSV; this comes from the exons ATGGGTTGCACGGCGTCGCGGCTGGAGAACGAGGACTGCGTGCGCCGGTGCAAGGAGCGGCGCCGCCTCATGAAGGAGGCGGTCTGCTCCCGCCACCACCTCGCCTCCGCCCACGCTGACTACCTCCGCTCCCTCCGCCTCACTGGTTCCGCCCTCGCCAGCTTCGCAGTCGGCGAGCCCCTCGCTGTCTCCGAGCACACCCCGCCCGTTCTCCTCCGATCATCTGCCGCCTCCCCTTCGGCTTCCCTCCCTCCGCCCACGCTTCAGCCCCCTCCACCACCCtctccgtcgccgccgccgcctaaACTCCGCCCCCGCCACCGCCACCATTTCTCCCCCTCCCCTTCCCCCACCGTTGCCGGCACCCCCTTCCATAGGCCCTCTGCCGGCGCCGTGGCTGACGGCCACCCACGGTTCCCGGCTGTGAACTCGACGTATGCCACCACTCCCTCTCAGTCTTCCTCCGCCTGGGACTGGGAGAACTTCTACCCTCCGTCGCCCCCGGATTCCGAGTTCTTCGAACGACGGAAGGCCGAGCTTGAGGAGAAGAATCGCCTGCAACACCATCTTCCTCCGGAGGAAGAAGTGGGCGAATCGGACGAGGAGCAGATAtcacaggaagaagaagaacaaggaggaggaggaagagaagaggtcCACTGTCGCGAATGGGGCGAGCGCTACACGAGCACCACCAGCTCAACCTCCAGATCCGACGGCGAGCCGGAGCAGGAGGATGACCAAGAAGATGACAGGGCCACGGTCTCGAGATCCGAGAGCATGGCCACCAGATCCGCCTACGGGGGCTTCGCCCCTAGTCAGGCGGCGCCGTCGGAGATCGCATCATCCGCGGCGGCGGAGGTGAAGTCGCGCCTGCGGCCGAGGTCGGAGGTGGGATCGTCGTCTGCCAGGTGGAACGCTGGCGGCCGGGAGGAGACTTCCTTGTCATCTGCCGTCGCCGAGCTGAGGATGGTGGTGCGCCACCAAAGTCTGGCGGAGATTGCAGAGGCGATCAAGGAGCATTTCATCAAGGCCGCCGATGCAGGCAGCGCTGTCTCAGATCTCCTTGAGATTGGCCATGCCCAATTTGATGGTAGCTTCCGGCAGCTCAAGA AGACGGTGTACCACTCAAGCAGTGTACTGAGCGCGCTATCCTCGAGCTGGACGTCGAAGCCGCCGCTGGCAATTCGGTACAGCCTGGATCCGGTGGCTTTAGAGGAGTCGGGTGGAGGAAAGAGCAATGGCTCCACTTTGGAGCGGCTCTTGGCTTGGGAGAAGAAGCTCTATGAGGAGGTGAAG GTTAGAGAGGGTGTAAAGATTGAGCACGAGAAGAAACTGTCAACATTGCAGAGCCAGGAGTATAGGCGAAAGGATGATGCAAAACTGGACAAGACCAAGGCCTCCATACAGAAATTGCACTCACTAATCATAGTGACATCACAGGCCGTCACTACCACATCTTCTGCTATCACCAAAGTTTGCGATGATGAACTTGCACCACAACTTGTCGAGATTTGTTATGC GCTTTTGAATATGTGGAGGCAAATGAATAAGTTTCATGAAATCCAGAACCATATTGTGCAACAAGTCCGAGGTCTTGTGAATCGTGCCTCTACTGGCGAGTCGACATCGGACTTGCATCGGCTGGCAACCCGTGATCTTGAAGCTGCAGTCTCGGCATGGCATTCAAGCTTCAACCGCCTTATCAAGTATCAGCATGACTATGTCCATGCCTTGTATGGCTGGCTTAAGCTCACACTCCTCCAGGTTAGCAGTGACAATCCCCAGAAAGACCATTCTTCACCTGTCGCAGTTGAGCTTACAGCCTTCTGTGATGAGTGGAAGCAAGCGCTAGATCGACTGCCTGACACAGTGGCCTCTGAGGCTGTCAAAAGTTTCATGAATGTCATCCATGTCATCTACACAAAGCAGGTTGAGGAATTGAAGATTAAGAAACGAGCTGAGACATACTCAAAAGAGCTTGAGAAAAAATCTACAGCACTGAGGAATACCGAGAAAAAATATTACCAGTCCTACTCAATGGTTGGACTTGCGCTCCCAGGTGGTGGACACGACAATGATGGACAAGTATTTGACACGCGCGACCCATTAGCAGAGAAGAAGTCGGAGATTGCAGCATGTCGGAGAAAGGTAGAAGATGAGATGATGAGGCATGCTAAGGCGGTCGAGGTCACGCGGTCGATGACCCTTAACAACATACAGACGGGCCTGCCCGGTGTGTTTCAGGCGTCGACAGGGTTCTCCGGCATGTTTGTGGAAGCTCTGGAAGGTGTTTGCCGTCGAGCTGGATCCGTTTAA